Below is a genomic region from Prunus persica cultivar Lovell chromosome G3, Prunus_persica_NCBIv2, whole genome shotgun sequence.
GAGGGCAACATAAGAGTGAAACCGGACTTGGATGCTCTCGGTGCGCTTGGGGACCTAGGCTGGTACTGTATTGGGGCCATCTTGTGGGCAAAGGACTACAAATTACCAACTCTAGTGAATGCTCTGCCTGATGTCACAAAAAACTCTGCAGGGGTCATCTTGTCTTGCACTGCATCATTTCATTGGGAACCATTAGAAGAAACGGTTGCAACGATTCACTGCTCTTTTCTTTCCCACACATCCATGGACTTGGCTATATCGGGCTGCAATGGTTCGCTGCACTGCAACGACTACATTATTCCATACCAAGAGAAATCTGCTTCGTTTGCCTTCACATCCGGTGCAACGTTCTTGGAACACCATACTGGGTGGAATGTAAAGCCTGAAGAAGTTAGAGTGATTTCTGAGCTGCCGCAAGAGGCCTTGATGGTTGAAGAGTTTGCAAGGCTTGTTAAGGGCATTATGAAATTTGGACACCGTCCAGACAGTAAATGGCCCGAGATTAGTCGAAATACGCAGGTAGTATTGGATGCAGTGAAGAAATCCATTGATCTTGGTTGTAAACCTGTTAAGttgtaatttcttttgttggatTTTAGCTCATATGCTTTCTTAGTAGGCATCTACATTTAGCATGAAACTATCTGTGCACACTGTATGTTGTTTGACAAATACTTTGTATCTTAAGGTACTGCTAAATGAAAAgcgaaaaagagaaaatttatTGCTTTTCGGATTGTTGGAGGAAAGAAAGTAAGTTGCAAATGCCTATGAAATTGCAAATGCTTGCCCATCATGGTGTCAAAAAATTGCAAATGCTCATGGCCGTTAGGTTCCCTCTCTCAATGGGTGGAGTAAATTTTTCAATGAGACACTCCTTCAATGTTTGATACTATAACTAATGTATAAATCAATCGTTTGCCCAATGTTACGACATTTGTTATAATTACACAACGTGTTGATATTCTAGTGTGACATAATAATTTCTCCATTAGGTGCATGTAACATAATGGTGGTGCAAGTTCTGAGTTTTCTTCTAGCTAGGGGAGAGATTCTGAATTTTGAATCTAATAATTGTTGAAAGTTTCCTCTATATCCACATACAAGTTATACAAGACTTGTGAGagcaaagaaattaaaatccgAACAAAGGGGGGAAAATGATTGCCGCGATTTCTCTCTCAACGAACATACCCGCCGGTTCAACTAACATAACTGTAACTTCAGGCCCCAACGGTACTAAAAGACACAGCAAACCTCTAACTTCAACCCTCAAATGGCTTGCCAAATCCGGCAATTAGACGAGGCCCTTCGCCTGATCGAATCCTCACCGTCCAGATTAACATTCACCGAGCTCGATGTAGAAGCCTActctctcctcctccacaCCTGTATCTCCAGAAAATCATTAGAGCATGGCCGAAGGCTTTATCTTCAACTTCTTCTCTCCAAGGACAGAGGCAACAACCACAGCCTTCTCCACAACCCAACTTTGAAAAGCAAGCTCATCACGCTTTACTCTGTTTGCGGCCGAATGGATGAGGCTCGCTCTGTTTTCGAGGATGGGTTGGAAGATGAACAGGTTCCCGAGTCAGTGTGGGTGGCAATGGCTATTGGGTACTTGAGAAATGGGTACTTGGTTGAAGCTTTGCTTGTGTATTGTGACATGCTGATCCGGTTTGTCCACCCGGGTAATTTCGCGTTTTTGATGGCGTTGAAGGCGTGTGCAGAATTGCCTGAGTTGAGAGTTGGTAGAGCAGTCCATGCCCAGATTGTGAAATCAATTGAAGAGCCTGATCAAGTGGTGAACAATGCTCTTTTGAGGTTGTATGCGGAGAACGGGTGTTCTATTGAGGTCTTCAGGGTGTTCGATACAATGCCTGAGAGAAATGTTGTTTCCTGGAACTCTTTGATTGCGAGTTTTGCTCGACGAGACCAAGTGTTTGAGTCATTGGATTCTTTTAGAAGGATGCAAGAAGAGGGGATGGGATTCAGTTAGGTTACCCTTACGACGATTTTACCAGTCTGCGGTAGACTGACTGCACTCCATTGTGGGAAAGAGATACATGCCCAGATTGTAAAGTCCACCAAGAGACCTGATGTCCCTGTATTAAAATCACTTATCGATATGTGTGCAAAATCTGGAGAAATTGATTATCGTAAGAGGGTGTTTGAGAGAAAGCAAAGTAAAGACTTGGCATCATGGAATACTCTGCTGACAGGGTATGCAAACAATGGATTCATAGAAGAAGGAATGAAATTGTTTGATCAGATGGTAGAGTCTGGTGTCCGACCAGATGGAGTAACATTTATAGCTTTGTTGTCTGGCTGTAGCCATGCGGGGCTTACTGATGAAGGACGAAGATTGTTTAATAAAATGAAGTTAGTTTATGGTGTTTCACCAACAGTTGAGCATTATGCTTGCTTGGTGGATCTCTTGGGCAGAGCTGGTAGAATTAAGGAAGCCTTAGATGTAGTGGAAAGAATGCCTATGAAGCCGACTGGCAGCATATGGGGATCATTACTCAACTCATGCCGCCTCCAAGGCAATGTTTCTCTTGCAGAGTTTGCTGCAAAGGAGTTGTTTGAACTTGAACCGACCAATCCTGGGAACTATGTAATGCTCTCAAACGTTTATGCAAATGCAGGAATGTGGAATGATGTGAATAGGGTTAGAGAATTGATGAAGCATAggggaattaaaaaagatgCTGGATGCAGTTGGGTAC
It encodes:
- the LOC18784142 gene encoding uncharacterized oxidoreductase At4g09670, with amino-acid sequence MAENQTVRFGIIGCAGIARKVARAIKLAPNSTLYAIASRSIEKAQKFAGNNGLSGTVKTYGSYDQLLDDPCVDAVYMPLPTSLHLHWAVLAAQKKKHLLLEKPTALDVGELDQILEACESNGVQFMDGSMWLHHPRTAKLKELISESNHFGQINIIRSTSTKSVTQDFREGNIRVKPDLDALGALGDLGWYCIGAILWAKDYKLPTLVNALPDVTKNSAGVILSCTASFHWEPLEETVATIHCSFLSHTSMDLAISGCNGSLHCNDYIIPYQEKSASFAFTSGATFLEHHTGWNVKPEEVRVISELPQEALMVEEFARLVKGIMKFGHRPDSKWPEISRNTQVVLDAVKKSIDLGCKPVKL
- the LOC18783399 gene encoding LOW QUALITY PROTEIN: pentatricopeptide repeat-containing protein At3g14330 (The sequence of the model RefSeq protein was modified relative to this genomic sequence to represent the inferred CDS: inserted 1 base in 1 codon; substituted 1 base at 1 genomic stop codon) produces the protein MIAAISLSTNIPAGSTNITVTSGPNGTKRHSKPLTSTLKWLAKSGXLDEALRLIESSPSRLTFTELDVEAYSLLLHTCISRKSLEHGRRLYLQLLLSKDRGNNHSLLHNPTLKSKLITLYSVCGRMDEARSVFEDGLEDEQVPESVWVAMAIGYLRNGYLVEALLVYCDMLIRFVHPGNFAFLMALKACAELPELRVGRAVHAQIVKSIEEPDQVVNNALLRLYAENGCSIEVFRVFDTMPERNVVSWNSLIASFARRDQVFESLDSFRRMQEEGMGFSXVTLTTILPVCGRLTALHCGKEIHAQIVKSTKRPDVPVLKSLIDMCAKSGEIDYRKRVFERKQSKDLASWNTLLTGYANNGFIEEGMKLFDQMVESGVRPDGVTFIALLSGCSHAGLTDEGRRLFNKMKLVYGVSPTVEHYACLVDLLGRAGRIKEALDVVERMPMKPTGSIWGSLLNSCRLQGNVSLAEFAAKELFELEPTNPGNYVMLSNVYANAGMWNDVNRVRELMKHRGIKKDAGCSWVQIRNRIHTFLAGGGFEFRNSAEFKKVWNELTDAMKEVGYILDTSVVLHDVNEETKAMWVCGHSERVAVTFALVHTAAGMPIRITKNIRVCADCHSWVKIVSMITGRLIVLRDTNRFHHFKGGACSCKDHW